The genome window CCGCGACGAGGCGGCCAACCGCGAGGTGCTGGTCGGCCAGCTCACCAGCACGCTCTCGTTCGCTCCGCGCCTGGAGCAGCTCCACGACGACGGCTACCGGGTCTTCGTCGAGTTCGGTCCCAGATCCCTGCTCTCCGGCATGGTCCGGCGGACCCTGGCCGACCGGGACGACGTCGTCGTGCTCAGCGCCGACGCCGGACCCGACCGCGACAGCGACCGCGCGCTCAAGCAGCTCGCGGCCCGGCTGGTGGTGCTCGGCGCGCCGCTGACGCGCCTCAACCGCTACGCCGCCGAGACCGCCCGGCGCGAGCCGGGCAAGGGGATGACGATTCCGTTGAATGGTGTGAATCACGTGTCCGAAGCACGCCGCGAGGCATACCGCGAAGCACTCCAGAACGGCTACCGCGTCGACCAGCAGGGCGGCGCGCAGACCGGCAACGGCGACGCGCCGCCGCCCCCGGCGAACGGCCATGCGCAGCAGTCCAACGGCCACATGCCGGCGCAGCAGTCGAACGGCCAGGTGCCGGCACAGCATCCCGCGTCCGGTCAGCAAGCGGGCCGGCACGACGGCGCGCAGGAAACCTCGGCGGCCTTCGGGCCGGGGTCGGTCGCCGCGGAGCACATGGCCGCGCACCGCGAGTTCCTGGACGGTCAGCTCCGGGTGGCGCAGCACCTGAGCTCGATGCTGCAACGGGAGTCCGATCAGGGTCCCCGGGACGGCATGATCTCGGGCATCTCCGCGGTCGCGCAGCAGAGCGTCACCGTGGGCGAGAGTCACATGCACGCGAGCGACGTGCTCCGCGGTTTCGCCGAGATGGAAGCGGGAGCGCCACCGTCACCGGCCGTCCCGCCGCGCCGGATGCCGGCCGCCTACAGCGACCAGCCCGCCACGCCGCCCGCTCCGGCACCGGCGCCGGACGAGCAGATCGCGCTACCCGCTCCCGCCGCGCCGGAGCCTGCACCTGCCCAGGAAACACCGCAGGCAGCGGCACCAACGCAGCAGCAGGCGCAGGACGCCGGTGCCCCGGTCGAGCCGGCGCAGACCGAGACCGGTGAGCCGGAGTCCGGTGGCGGGCCGACCGGCCCCGAAGAGGTGCGCCGGACACTGCTGGACATCGTCGCCGACAAGACCGGCTACCCCGCCAACATGCTCGACCCCGGGATGGACGTCGAGGCCGACCTGGGCATCGACTCGATCAAGCGGGTCGAGATCATGGGCGGCCTGCGGGAGCGGTTCCCCGCGATGCCCGAACCCAGCCCGGAGGAGCTCGCCGAGCTGCGCACGCTGGATGACATCGTCGGCCTCATCGCGAGCGCCGGAGCGTCGGAGGGCGGGCAGGCGCAAGCCCCAAAAGCCTGATCGGGCGGATGCCGGCGCGCACGAGCCGGCTCCCCGCCCCCGACGTCCTCGAAGGCGCGTACCGCACCGACCCGGTGGTGCTGATCGCCGGTGAGCGGTCGTCCCTGAGCACCGCGCTCGCCGACGCGCTGGCCACCGCAGGCTGGCGGGTCCGGCACGAGGAGCCCGGCGACGGCGCCGAACCCGACGTGGTCCTCTGGCCGGCACCCGAGCAGCCCACCGGCTGGGACCAGGCGTCGTCGGCGCTGACCGACGCGCTGCTGCTGGCCGGTCGTGTGCAGGAGCCGTTGGAGCGGGTCGCGGAGTCCGGGCGCGCGGCGTTCGTGACGGTCACCCGGATGGACGGCAGGCTCGGGATGTCCGGTGCCGAGAACATGCCGAAGGCCGTGCTCGGTGGTGCGGTCGGCCTGGTCTCCACGTTGGCGATCGAGGCTCCCGCGCTGTTCTGCCGCTCGCTCGACCTGGCCCCGGAGCTTTCCGAGGAGCGTTGCGCCGAACTCGTGGTGGCCGAACTGCACGACGCGCGCTCGGATCTGGTGAAGTCCGGCTACTCGGCCGATGGCACCCGCTGGACGGTCGAAGCGGCCTACGAGGACGGCTCCGCCGACGGCTCCGCGGCACCGGAACCGGGGCCCGACGACCTGCTGGTCGTCACCGGTGGCGGCCGCGGTGTCACGGCCGCGTGCACGGTCGGTCTGGCCGAGCGATACGGCTGCGGCGCGCTGCTGCTCGGCCGCACCAAGCTGGCCGACGAGCCGTCCTGGACCGAAGGTGTGAGCGACGATGAGCTGAAGGCGGCCATCGCGGACCACCTGCGCGCAGAGGGGCGCACGCCCACACCGCGCGAAGTCGGCGGCCTGCACGGGGAGCTCGTCGCGCAGCGGGAGATCCGCCGGACCCTGGCGTCGATCCGCGAGAGCGGTGCGTTCGCCGAGTACCTGCCGGTCGACACCACCGACGCGGCGGCGACCGCCGAGGCGCTGGCGGCCTACCGCGACCGCATCACCGGGGTGGTGCACGGCGCGGGCGTGCTGGCCGACCAGCTCATCACCGCCAAGCAGGAAGCGGAGGTGGCGCGGGTCCTGGCGCCGAAGCTGGCGGGCCTGCGCTCGGTGCTCGGCGCGGTCGACCAGGACCGCCTGCGCCACCTGAAGCTGTTCTCGTCGGTGGCGGGGTTCTTCGGCAACCGGGGGCAGTCCGACTACGGCATGGCCAACGCCGCGCTGAACTCGCTGGCCTGCGCTTTCAAGCGGGAACACCCGGACGCGTCGGTCACCGCCGTCAACTGGGGAGCGTGGGACGGCGGCATGGTCACCCCCGGGCTCGCCAAGATGTTCGCCGAGCGAGGCGTCGAGCTGATCCCGCTCCAGACCGGTGTGGACGTGTTCGCCGAGCAGTTCCGGCCCGAACACTCCGGTGACGTGGTGTGCGTGGTCGGTCCCGGCAAGCCGCTGTCCGAACCGGAACCGCCGCGGTGGGACGGGGAAGTGCGCCTGCGCCGCGACCTCGGCCCGCTCACCGACGACCCGGTGATCGCCGACCACGTCATCGGCGGCGCCCCGGTCCTGCCGGCCGCGGTCGCGATCGGCGGGCTGCTCGACGCGGCGCGCCAGGTGCGCCCGGACGTGCGCGCGCTGGAAGAGTTCCAGGTGCTCAGCGGGGTCGTCTTCGACGGGTCGGTGCAGGCGTTGCACGTGGCGGTGGGGGCTGACGTCACCGCCTCGGACGACACCGGCAAGCCCCGGTACCGGGCAACCGCGCGCACGGACCTGCCCAGCGCCGAACCGCTGCGAGACCTGCCCCCGGCCACGGCGGGCGAACCGCTGGACCCGTACTCCGACGGGACGTTGTTCCACGGCCCGGCGCTGCGCGGGATCGAGCGGCTGCTCGCCGACGGCGACCGGCTCGTGCTGGGCTGCCGGCTCCGCGCGGCGGGCATCGCCGACGGCGCCTACGAAGTCGCCGGCTACCGGCCGGAACAGGCCGACCTGCTGCTCCAAGCGGTCCTGGTGTGGGTGCGCAGGCACCTGGGCAGGCCCAGCCTGCCCACTGCCGTCGGGCGCGTCGAACCGCACGCGCCGCTGCCGGACGGCGAACCGTTCCACGTCGTCGTCGACGAGGCCCGGGCCGCGGAGGGCTTGGTGCGGGCCACCGCCACCGCCTGCGACCAGGCGGGTGGAGTTCTGCTGCGGTTCCGCGACGTCGACGCGGTGGTCAGCACGGCACTGGAAAGCAAGTTCACGAGCAGCGAGCGGGGGAGCTGAGATGTCCAGCGGTACACCGATCGCCGTCGTCGGGATGTCGTGCCTGCTGCCGGGCGCGAGCACTCCCGAGGAGTTCTGGACGAGCCTGCGGGAGGGCGCGGACCAGCGCAGCCACGGTGGTCGCGAGGTGTTCGGCACCGATCCGAGCGTGCCGGGCGGATGGGGCGACGACCAGCACTCGATCACGACGACCCGCGGCGGGTTCGTCGGCGAGGTCGAGACCGACCTGGAAGGTCTCGGCCTGCCCGCCGAGGAGCTCGACGGCCTCGGCCGGGTCGTGCGATGGCCACTGCACACCGCCCGGCGGGCACTGGCCGACGCCGGGCTGCCCGAGTCCGCCGAAGTGCTCGCCCGCACGGGCCTGGTGCTGGGCAACTACTCGTTCCCGACCGAGGAGTCCTCGCGCTTCGTGCTGCCGATGCTGCGCGCCCAGGTCAGCGACGGGCTGCGCCGGGCGGGACTGCCGCTGCCCGACGACGCGTCGCCGCCGCCCGCCGCCGACCCGCGCAGCGTGTGGGCCAGCGGCCTGCCCGCCGGTGTCGTGCACACCGCGCTGGGACTCGGAGGACCGCACCTGGCACTCGACGCGGCGTGCTCGTCCACTCTCTACGGCATCGCGCTCGCCCGCGACTACCTGCTCACCGGTGCGGCCGACGTGATGCTGGCCGGGGCCGTGTGCGCGCCGGACCCGCTGCTGATCCAGCTCTCCTTCTCCGACCTGCGCGCCCTGCCCTCCGACGACGACGTCAGCCAGCCGTTCGACGCGCGCTCCGCCGGCATCGTGACCGGCCAGGGCGCGGGCGCGTTCGTGCTCAAGCGGCTGCCCGACGCGCTGGCCGACGGCGACCGCATCCACGCCGTGGTCGAGTCGATCGGTCTCGGCAACGACGGTGCGGGCAGGCACGTGCTCAGCCCGGACGCGGCGGGGCAGCTCGACGCCTACCGCGCCGCCTACGCCGACATCGATCCGGCCACCGTGGACTACGTCGAGTGCCACGCGACCGGAACACCGCTCGGGGACTCCACCGAGCTGCGCAGCCTCAGCGAGTTCTTCGACGGACGCGGGAGCGCGCCGCTGCTCGGCTCGGTCAAGGGCAACGTGGGACACCTGCTCACCGCCGCCGGGCTGACCAGCATGCTCAAGGTCATCATGGCGATGCGCGAGGGCCGGATCCCCGCGACGCCGGGCGTCGGCGAGGCGCTGAGCCCGTCAGGCGGTGAGGCCGCGGCCCGGCGCATGGTGCTCCAGGAGCGCGCGTGGCCGGAGACCGCGGGACGTCCGCGCCGCGCGGGGGTGTCGGCGTTCGGGTTCGGCGGCACCAACGCGCATGTGGTTCTCTCCTCCGAGCCCGGTCCGGAGCCTTCGCGGCACGCACCGCCGCAGCGGGTGCCGCGCATGGCCGTCACCGGCGTGGGCGCCAGGCTGGGTCCGCTGGAGACGACCGCGCCGCTACAGCGCAAGGTGCGCCGCGCGGAGAGCGGCCTGCGGGAACGTCCGGCCGGCCGCTGGTACGGCGCGGACGACATCGCAGAGCCGCCCGGTGGCCTCGGCGAGTCGGGCTACGCCGAGCAGCTCAAGGTCGACCTCTCCACCTACCGCATCCCGCCGTTCGAGCTGAACCAGGCGAACCCGCAGCACCTGATGATGTTCGAGGCCGCCGACGCCGCGCTCGCCGACGCCGGGTTCGACCACCCGGAGGAGACCTCCGGCGCCGAGCGGCGACCGGCCCGCCGCGTCGCGGTGGTCGTGGCGATGGAGATGGAGCCGCACACCCACACCCACCGCGCGCGCTTCGACATCGGCGCGCACGTCCGCGCCGAATGCGCCCGAGCCGGAGTAGAGCTCGACGGCGACGCACTGGAGCGCCTGGAGCGGTCGGTGCGCGACGCCGTGCACGAGCCGATCGGCGCCAACGAGGTGCTCTCCTACATCGGCAACATCATGTCCAGCCGGATCTCCGCGTCGCGCAACCTGGTCGGCCCGTCGTTCACGATCTCCGCCGACCGCACCGCGGGCGCGCGTGCGGTGGAGATCGCCGGTCTGCTGCTGCTCGACGAGAGCATCGAGGCCGTCGTCGTGGGCGGCGTGGACCTGGCCTGCGGACCGGCGAACGTCAACGCCCGCGCACGGCTCGCCGACGAGCGCGGCGAGTCGCTGCCGCCGCTCGGCGACGGCGCGGCGGCGGTCGTGCTGACGCGGGCCGGCCCGCAGGGGCGGGAGTACGCCACGGTCGACTCGGTCAGCCTGCGGCCGGACCCCGAGTCCGCCGCTCGCGAAGCCCTGCGCGCCGCGGGCGCGGACGCCTCGGCGGTGGACTACCTGGAGCTGGGAGCGGCGACCGCGGACGGGCTCGCCACCGAGGTGGCCGAGCTGGCCGGGGCATACCGCGCCGACGACCTGTCCTGCGCTGTCGGCGGCCTGGCGCCGCTGGTCGGTGACACGCAGGCCGGTTGCGCCGTCGCGTCGCTGGTGAAGGTCGCGCTGTGCCTGGACGGCGCGGAACTGCCCGCGACACCGGCCGAGCTGCCGCTCTCCGGACCGAAACTGGCGGAGAGCGCTTTCTACCGCGTGGACGAGCCGCGCCCGTGGCTGCGCCGCCACCGCGACGGCCGCAGGATCGCCGCGCTCAGCGCGGTCGGCAGCGGCACCGCCGCGCACGTGGTCCTGTCGTCGGGGCAGGTGGCCACCGGCGACGCGGTGCGCACGGCCCACGTCGCGGGGCCGCTGGTGCTCGCGCTCTCCGCCGACGGCGCCGAAGGGATCGCCGAGCAGGCCGCGCACTGCGCCGCCGAGCTCGACTCCGGCGGTGACGCGCTCGCGCTGTGCCGGGAGCACGCGCACGACGCGCAGAGCGCGAGGTTGACGGCGGTGCTGGTTTCGGACAGCGGCGACGGGCTGCGCGAGGAACTGCGCAGCGCCGAGCGCGACCTGCCCGCCGCGGTCGCCGACGGCGAGTGGAGCACCCCGGCGGGCAGCTTCTGCACCGGCCGGCCGCTGGGATCGCAGGGCCGCGTCGCGCTGGTCTACCCCGGTGCGTTCACGACCTACCCGGGGGCGGGGCGCGACATGTTCCGCATGTTCCCCGGGCTGCTCGCCGACTTCGAGGCCGAGTGCGAGCACCCGGCCGAGCGCTTCAAGCACCGCGAGCTCTACCCGCGGGCGCGGGAGCCGCTCGACCGGCGCACGATGCTGCGCCACGAGGCCGAGCTGCTCGACGACATCCCGGTCATGCTCGCCACCGGCACCAACTTCGCGGTGCTGGCCACCAGGATGCTGCGAGACGTGCTCGGCGTGCGGCCGGACGGCGGGTTCGGCTACAGCCTCGGCGAGAGCAGCATGCTCTTCGCCACCGGGGTGTGGTCGGCGCAGGCCCGCGACGACACCGCGCTCGCGGCCAGCCCGCTGTTCCGTGACGAGCTGCGCGGCCCCAAGCGGCAGGTGCGGCGGAGCTGGGACCTCCCGCCGGAGACGGCGGACTCGGCTGTCTGGTCGACACACGTCCTGCTGGCGGACCCCGAAACCGTGCGCGGCCACATGCGCGAGCTGGACCGGGTCTTCCTCACCCACGTCAACACCCCCGAGGAGGTGGTGGTCGCGGGTGATCCGGGCCAGTGCCGCGAGCTGGTCGAGCGGATTGGCTGCCAGGCGGCGAAGGCGCCCGCCAACCACGTGATGCACGTGCCGCTGGTCGATCCGCACCTGGACGCGCTGGCCGCGCTCAACGACTACCCGCTCGGCGAGCCTGATCCCGGGCTGGAGCTGCTGTCGGCCTACGACCACCAGCCGGTGGACTTCTCCGACCGGGGCCGCATCGCCGAGCGGATCGCCCGGACTCTGCGCGGTCCCATCGACTTCGCCCGGCTGGCGCGCACCGCGCACGAACGCGGGTTCCGCTACTTCGTCGAGGTGGGTCCCGGCTCGACCTGCACCAGGTGGATCACCGACACCCTCGACGGGCGGGAGCACGTCGCGGTGTCGCTGGACCGCCGAGGCGCCCCGGCCGGCGCCTCGCTGGCCAGGGCGGTGGCCCGGCTGGTCAGCAACGGCATGCGGGTGGACCTGACGCGGCTGCTCGGGATGCCCGACTCCGGCGCCCGAGCCGCGACGACCCACGTCGTGCCCTGCGGCGGGCAGTCCGTGGTGGAGCGCGTTCGCGAGGCGGCCGAGCCGGTACTGCACGCCGCTGTCCAGGCGGTGGCCGGAGCCCCGGACGCCGATCCGGCCGACGACGAGGCGATCACCATCGAGCACGAGCCGTTCGTGCACCTGACGACGGCGACGCGCGCCGTGCCCGCCCAGCGCGGTGCACCGCCTGCGCGACAGCATTCCGGGCAACGGTCGTTGCTGCCCGAACAGCGGCGCGCTCCCGGGCCTGTGCAGGCCATCGCGGCCACCGTCGGACGCGCGCACCGCAGCGCGCTTCGCGCGCAGGCCGCGCTCCAGGAATGCGCGCTGCGCGACCTCGAAAGGACGGAACCGGACGCGAGCGGCAACGGCTCAGCGCACGCCACCGAGCCGCCCCCGGCAGACCACCCCGCCGATCCCCCGTCGGGCGAGCGTGCCGATGTCGTGTGGGACGAGTCCGACCTCCTGGAGTTCGCGCAGGGACGAATCAGCGAGGTGTTCGGCCCCTCCTACGCCGAGATCGACTCCCACCCGGTGCGGGTGCGGCTGCCCGCCCCGCCGTACCTGTTCGTCAGCCGCGTCACCGACCTCGACGCCCGTCCGGGGCAGTACGAACCCTGCTCGCTGACCACCGAGTACGACATCCCGGACGACCCCTGGTACGCGGTGGACGGCCTGGTGCCCTGCGCGGTGACGATCGAGGCGGGTCAGTGCGACATGCTGCTGATCAGCTACCTGGGCATCGACTTCCGCAACCGCGGCGAACGGGTGTACCGGCTGCTGGACAGCAGCCTGGTCTTCCACGGCGACCTGCCCCGGCGGGGCCAGACGTTGCGCTACGAGATCAACATCGACCGCTTCGTCTCCACCGGCGACCGGCTGCTGTTCTTCTTCAACTACCGCTGCTACGCCGACGGCGAGCTGATCCTGGAGCTCTTGGAGGCGTCGGCCGGGTTCTTCAGCCGCGAGGAGCTGGACGAGTCTCTGGGCATCGTCGAGACCGACGCCGACCGCAGGCGCCGCGAGGCGATGACCCCGAGCGGCTTCAAGCCCCTGGCCCGCACCGACCGCACCTCGCTGACGGCCGCCGACCTGCGGCTGCTCGCGCAGGGCCGCCCCGGCGAGGTCTTCGGGCCGCGCTGGGACCAGTCCGCCGACGGCTTCAACCCGTCTCTGCGGCTGCCCGGCGACGCGCTCCGCATGATCGACGAGGTGCCGCGCATCGACCGGCTGGGCGGACCGCGCGAGCTGGGTGACCTGGCGGCGGTCAAGCACCTCGACCCGGACGGCTGGTACTTCGAGTGCCACTTCCCGGGTGATCCGGTGCTGGCCGGATCGATGGTGGCCGAGGGCGGCGTGCAGATCCTGCAGGTCTACGCCATGTACCTCGGAATGCACCTGGTGCTGCCCGACGCGGAGTTCCAGTCGGTGCCCGGGCTGCGGACCGAGGTCAAGGTGCGCGGGCAGATCACCCCGCGGACACCGCGCATCGACTACCACGTCGAGATCACCGAGATCACCATGCTGCCGCGCCCGACCGTGATCGCCGACATCACCGTCTACGACGGGGACAAGCCGATCGTGGCCATGCGCGACTTCGGCGTCCAGGTCCGGGAGAAGCCGGGCACGCCGTACCGCCCAGGGGAAGGCGGCGTGGTGCCCGAGGTGCGGCCGAGGCGCAACGAGTCCGGCGAGGCGGCGTTCATCAACGAGCTGCACCTGGCGCACGCGGCCAAGGGCCACCTCGGCACCGCGATGGGACCGGAGTTCGAGGTCTACGACGACCGCCGCGCGCCCTACATCCCCAACGGGGACTTCAGGTTCGTCGACCGGATCATGCGGCTGGACGGCACGCGCGGGCGGCTGGAGCCGGGCGTGTCGATGGCCACCGAGTACGACTGCCCGCCGCAAGCCTGGTACCACCACGAGGCCGCGGTCGAGGACATCCCGAACTGCGTCTACATGGAGACCTCGCTGCAGGCCGCGATCCTCCTCGGCTACTACCTCGGCGCGACGCTGGAGCATCCCGACCAGGAGCTGAGCATTCGCAACCTGGACGGCAGCGCCGAGCTGGTGAAGCGCGTCGACCTACGCGGCAGGACGATCCGGCACGAGACCACGATGCTCTCCAGCGGCACCGCGACCGGGGCGATCCTGCAGCGCTTCCGCTACGAGCTCTCCGCCGACGGCGAGGTGTTCTACCGCGGCGAGTCGCTGTTCGGCTACTTCACCGAAGAGGCGCTGGCCAACCAGGTCGGCCTCGACTCCGGACGCCACGTCGCACCGTGGCTAGACCGGCAGCACGACCTCGACCCCGCGCGGGTGCGCACCCTCCCGGTGCGCTGCGACGAACGCTGGTTCACCCCGCGCGACGGGCTGCGGCTCTCCGACGGGCACCTGCGGCTGGTCGACGAGGTCGACCTGGTCGAGGACGGCGGCGAGCACGGCAAGGGCTACCTGCGCGGCCGGCGCGAGATCGACCCGCACGAGTGGTACTTCGACTGCCACTTCCACCGGGACCCGGTGATGCCCGGCTCCCTCGGCGTCGAGGCCGTCATCCAGGCCCTGCACCTGTACGTGCTGGAGACCGGGCTCGCCGACCACCTGGGCGAGGCGACGTTCGCGACGCCGGTCGACGAGCGGATGGAGTGGAAGTACCGCGGCCAGATCCTGCGCACCGACGGCGAGATGACCTTCGACGCGCACATCACCGACGTTCGCGTCGACGACGACCGGGTGGTCGTGGTGGCCGACGCGAACGTGTGGAAGCCCGGACTGCGCATCTACGAGCTCACCGGCGTCGCCGTGCAGGCCCACCGCGTGAGCTGACAGCCGAGAACGGAGGTGCCCATGACCGCCACCACCGCACCCGAAGCGTCCCCCTCACCGGTACGCACCGACCCACCCGGCGTGTACGAGGCGCTGCGCAGGCTGGACCGGCCCTGCTACGTCGTCGACACCGGCGCCGGGTACGGGGCGTCCAACGAGCTGCCCGCCGACCAGGAGCAGGTGCTCGCCGCCGCGGGACCGCTGCCTCCGGAGCGGCTGGGCTCCAGCGCGTTCGGCGACCGGCACGGCACCCGCTACGCCTACATGGCGGGATCGATGGCCGGCGGCGTCGCTTCCGAGGACCTGGTCATCGCGATGGCGCGGGCGGGCCTGCTGTCGTCCTTCGGATCGGCCGGGCTGCTGCCGGAGCGCATCGAGAAGGCGCTGGTGCGCTTCGCGGAGGAGATCCCGGACCGCCCGTACGCGGTGAACCTCATCCACAGCCCCAGCGAGGAGGGCCTGGAACGCGGTGCCGTCGAGCTCTACCTGCGCCACGGCGTGCGCTGCGTCGAGGCATCGGCGTTCATGGACGTGACACCGCACCTGGTGCGCTACCGCGTCGCCGGGCTCGAACGCGGCGCCCAGGGCGCGCCGCTGGCCCGCAACAGGCTGATCGCCAAGGTGTCGCGACCCGAGGTTGCCGAGAAGTTCCTGCACCCGGCCCCGCCCTCGGTGGTCGACGCGCTGGCCGCCGACGGGCTGGTGACCGCCGAGCAGGCGGAGCTGGCCAGGCACGTGCCGCTGGCCGACGACGTCACCGCCGAGGCCGACTCCGGCGGCCACACCGACCGCAGGCCGATGCCCGCGCTGCTGCCGACGATCCTGCGCCAGCGCGACGAGGTGCGGCGTCGTCAGCGCTACCGGGAACGGGTCGGGATCGGCGCGGCCGGCGGGATCGGCACCCCGGCCTCCGCGACCGCGGCGTTCGCGATGGGCGCCGACTACGTGGTGACCGGCTCGGTGAACCAGTCCTGCCTGGAGGCGGGCACCTCGCCCGCGGTGCGCGGGCTGCTGGCCGGCGCGGGGATCGCCGACTGCGAGATGGCGCCGGCGGCCGACATGTTCGAGCTCGGCGTGCAGCTTCAGGTGCTCAAGCGCGGCACGCTGTTCCCGATGCGGGCCAAGCAGCTCTACGAGCTGTACCGCGACCACGACGGCGTGGAGGCGCTGCCGGAGGCCGAGCGCGAGCGGCTGGAGAAGTCGGTGCTGCGGCGTCCGGTGGAGCAGGTGTGGGAGGAGGTCGTCGGGTACTTCCGCCGGCGCGACCCGGACCAGCTCGAACGGGCCGCCGCCGACCCGAAGCGCCGGATGGCGCTGATATTCCGCTGGTACCTGGGGATGGCCTCGCGCTGGGCCAACACCGGGGAGGCCGGCCGGGAGCAGGACTACCAGATCTGGTGCGGCCCGGCGATGGGCGCGTTCAACGAGTGGGTGCGCGGCAGCCACCTGGCGGAACCGGACGACCGGGCGGTCGCCGAGGTCGCCTGGCAACTGCTGCGCGGCGCCGCCTTCACCAGCCGGGTGCACCAGCTCCAGCTCTGCGGCGTGCGGCTGCCGGCGTCGTGCGCCGAATACCGTCCGGAGGCAGGTGACCAGCGGT of Saccharopolyspora erythraea contains these proteins:
- a CDS encoding KR domain-containing protein, with product MPARTSRLPAPDVLEGAYRTDPVVLIAGERSSLSTALADALATAGWRVRHEEPGDGAEPDVVLWPAPEQPTGWDQASSALTDALLLAGRVQEPLERVAESGRAAFVTVTRMDGRLGMSGAENMPKAVLGGAVGLVSTLAIEAPALFCRSLDLAPELSEERCAELVVAELHDARSDLVKSGYSADGTRWTVEAAYEDGSADGSAAPEPGPDDLLVVTGGGRGVTAACTVGLAERYGCGALLLGRTKLADEPSWTEGVSDDELKAAIADHLRAEGRTPTPREVGGLHGELVAQREIRRTLASIRESGAFAEYLPVDTTDAAATAEALAAYRDRITGVVHGAGVLADQLITAKQEAEVARVLAPKLAGLRSVLGAVDQDRLRHLKLFSSVAGFFGNRGQSDYGMANAALNSLACAFKREHPDASVTAVNWGAWDGGMVTPGLAKMFAERGVELIPLQTGVDVFAEQFRPEHSGDVVCVVGPGKPLSEPEPPRWDGEVRLRRDLGPLTDDPVIADHVIGGAPVLPAAVAIGGLLDAARQVRPDVRALEEFQVLSGVVFDGSVQALHVAVGADVTASDDTGKPRYRATARTDLPSAEPLRDLPPATAGEPLDPYSDGTLFHGPALRGIERLLADGDRLVLGCRLRAAGIADGAYEVAGYRPEQADLLLQAVLVWVRRHLGRPSLPTAVGRVEPHAPLPDGEPFHVVVDEARAAEGLVRATATACDQAGGVLLRFRDVDAVVSTALESKFTSSERGS
- a CDS encoding beta-ketoacyl synthase N-terminal-like domain-containing protein, whose protein sequence is MSSGTPIAVVGMSCLLPGASTPEEFWTSLREGADQRSHGGREVFGTDPSVPGGWGDDQHSITTTRGGFVGEVETDLEGLGLPAEELDGLGRVVRWPLHTARRALADAGLPESAEVLARTGLVLGNYSFPTEESSRFVLPMLRAQVSDGLRRAGLPLPDDASPPPAADPRSVWASGLPAGVVHTALGLGGPHLALDAACSSTLYGIALARDYLLTGAADVMLAGAVCAPDPLLIQLSFSDLRALPSDDDVSQPFDARSAGIVTGQGAGAFVLKRLPDALADGDRIHAVVESIGLGNDGAGRHVLSPDAAGQLDAYRAAYADIDPATVDYVECHATGTPLGDSTELRSLSEFFDGRGSAPLLGSVKGNVGHLLTAAGLTSMLKVIMAMREGRIPATPGVGEALSPSGGEAAARRMVLQERAWPETAGRPRRAGVSAFGFGGTNAHVVLSSEPGPEPSRHAPPQRVPRMAVTGVGARLGPLETTAPLQRKVRRAESGLRERPAGRWYGADDIAEPPGGLGESGYAEQLKVDLSTYRIPPFELNQANPQHLMMFEAADAALADAGFDHPEETSGAERRPARRVAVVVAMEMEPHTHTHRARFDIGAHVRAECARAGVELDGDALERLERSVRDAVHEPIGANEVLSYIGNIMSSRISASRNLVGPSFTISADRTAGARAVEIAGLLLLDESIEAVVVGGVDLACGPANVNARARLADERGESLPPLGDGAAAVVLTRAGPQGREYATVDSVSLRPDPESAAREALRAAGADASAVDYLELGAATADGLATEVAELAGAYRADDLSCAVGGLAPLVGDTQAGCAVASLVKVALCLDGAELPATPAELPLSGPKLAESAFYRVDEPRPWLRRHRDGRRIAALSAVGSGTAAHVVLSSGQVATGDAVRTAHVAGPLVLALSADGAEGIAEQAAHCAAELDSGGDALALCREHAHDAQSARLTAVLVSDSGDGLREELRSAERDLPAAVADGEWSTPAGSFCTGRPLGSQGRVALVYPGAFTTYPGAGRDMFRMFPGLLADFEAECEHPAERFKHRELYPRAREPLDRRTMLRHEAELLDDIPVMLATGTNFAVLATRMLRDVLGVRPDGGFGYSLGESSMLFATGVWSAQARDDTALAASPLFRDELRGPKRQVRRSWDLPPETADSAVWSTHVLLADPETVRGHMRELDRVFLTHVNTPEEVVVAGDPGQCRELVERIGCQAAKAPANHVMHVPLVDPHLDALAALNDYPLGEPDPGLELLSAYDHQPVDFSDRGRIAERIARTLRGPIDFARLARTAHERGFRYFVEVGPGSTCTRWITDTLDGREHVAVSLDRRGAPAGASLARAVARLVSNGMRVDLTRLLGMPDSGARAATTHVVPCGGQSVVERVREAAEPVLHAAVQAVAGAPDADPADDEAITIEHEPFVHLTTATRAVPAQRGAPPARQHSGQRSLLPEQRRAPGPVQAIAATVGRAHRSALRAQAALQECALRDLERTEPDASGNGSAHATEPPPADHPADPPSGERADVVWDESDLLEFAQGRISEVFGPSYAEIDSHPVRVRLPAPPYLFVSRVTDLDARPGQYEPCSLTTEYDIPDDPWYAVDGLVPCAVTIEAGQCDMLLISYLGIDFRNRGERVYRLLDSSLVFHGDLPRRGQTLRYEINIDRFVSTGDRLLFFFNYRCYADGELILELLEASAGFFSREELDESLGIVETDADRRRREAMTPSGFKPLARTDRTSLTAADLRLLAQGRPGEVFGPRWDQSADGFNPSLRLPGDALRMIDEVPRIDRLGGPRELGDLAAVKHLDPDGWYFECHFPGDPVLAGSMVAEGGVQILQVYAMYLGMHLVLPDAEFQSVPGLRTEVKVRGQITPRTPRIDYHVEITEITMLPRPTVIADITVYDGDKPIVAMRDFGVQVREKPGTPYRPGEGGVVPEVRPRRNESGEAAFINELHLAHAAKGHLGTAMGPEFEVYDDRRAPYIPNGDFRFVDRIMRLDGTRGRLEPGVSMATEYDCPPQAWYHHEAAVEDIPNCVYMETSLQAAILLGYYLGATLEHPDQELSIRNLDGSAELVKRVDLRGRTIRHETTMLSSGTATGAILQRFRYELSADGEVFYRGESLFGYFTEEALANQVGLDSGRHVAPWLDRQHDLDPARVRTLPVRCDERWFTPRDGLRLSDGHLRLVDEVDLVEDGGEHGKGYLRGRREIDPHEWYFDCHFHRDPVMPGSLGVEAVIQALHLYVLETGLADHLGEATFATPVDERMEWKYRGQILRTDGEMTFDAHITDVRVDDDRVVVVADANVWKPGLRIYELTGVAVQAHRVS
- a CDS encoding PfaD family polyunsaturated fatty acid/polyketide biosynthesis protein — translated: MTATTAPEASPSPVRTDPPGVYEALRRLDRPCYVVDTGAGYGASNELPADQEQVLAAAGPLPPERLGSSAFGDRHGTRYAYMAGSMAGGVASEDLVIAMARAGLLSSFGSAGLLPERIEKALVRFAEEIPDRPYAVNLIHSPSEEGLERGAVELYLRHGVRCVEASAFMDVTPHLVRYRVAGLERGAQGAPLARNRLIAKVSRPEVAEKFLHPAPPSVVDALAADGLVTAEQAELARHVPLADDVTAEADSGGHTDRRPMPALLPTILRQRDEVRRRQRYRERVGIGAAGGIGTPASATAAFAMGADYVVTGSVNQSCLEAGTSPAVRGLLAGAGIADCEMAPAADMFELGVQLQVLKRGTLFPMRAKQLYELYRDHDGVEALPEAERERLEKSVLRRPVEQVWEEVVGYFRRRDPDQLERAAADPKRRMALIFRWYLGMASRWANTGEAGREQDYQIWCGPAMGAFNEWVRGSHLAEPDDRAVAEVAWQLLRGAAFTSRVHQLQLCGVRLPASCAEYRPEAGDQR